The Leptospira sp. WS60.C2 genome includes the window AGATACTTACTTCATGAAGATATGATGGGATATCTTTCATAAGGATAAATCCAATGATGCGAGATACAATATTTCTAAAGAACGTTGGGTGACTAAAGAGGGTGTGTCCTCTAATGGAGCTGAGGCTAGAAACAATCTATTAAAGCAAAGTTTCCGCAGTTATGGGTTTCTCAGTTGTAAGTGGGGACAACTGGCACTGGATGAGATTAGTTTTCTTGGGAATGTAAGATTTGTTCCTGAACTTAAGAATCTACTGAGTTTGGGGGATTCTAGAAATGTGGGCTTCGGTGATTACCACTGCTCGAAGGGGGACTCGCCCTCTCCGCTGTTTGGACTTCCTGTCCAAACAACGCTCCGAGGCACGGTTTCCCTCGTCGCCTCCCTTCCAGGTCGGCTCATTCGAATCATTGCTCCCTATGGGTCGCAACGATTCTTCTCGAAAAACTGTTCGAGTCAAAATGCTTAGTCTATAATGATTGTTTTGTGAAAATTATGATCTGCTCGAAGGGGGACTCGAACCCCCACACCTTGCGGCACTACCACCTCAAAGTAGCGTGTCTACCAATTCCACCATCCGAGCGGGTGTGTATGGACAGGGTAGGAAAACTGCTTCTTTCGTCAAGGAGATGAATTTTCTCTTGTCACTGCGACTCAAGATTCGGTAGGCTGTAGGGGCAAGTATGCAAGTCTCCGATCTAACCTTTCGCTTCAAATTGCTCTTTTTAGGGTTTCTTTCCCCTGTTTTTCTCACTTTGGGACTCTTATTTTCAGCACCCTATTGGTTAGGTACAAATGACCCGTACCAAAAATCAGATGTTGCTGTTTTAGAAATTACAGAAGACCTACCAACCAAAAAAAACCTAAAAGCCATTTCCAATTTATATGCTAAGTCTGATTTCAAGAAACTAATTCTTGTTAGTAAAGAAGACAAAGCACAAACTAAATTAATTGGTCCTTTCGAAATTGACCAAAAAACGAAAGAAGTCCTCATCGCCAATGGAATTCCCAGTGCGCAAATCGTCTCCCTTGTGATTCCCATATCCAAAATGGGTGACACAGACGAGGCATCCAAAAACCTATTAAAAATAGCTGTTTCTGACAACTTAGGTTCCGTTTTACTCCTCACACCGGAGTTTGATAAAAGACGTATTTTGAATACTTACAAAAAAACGTTAACGAGTTTGCCTGTGAAAGTTTCAGCATACGGATTTCCCTCTGAAGTGTCAGGTTCCAATTGGTTTTTGTCGGAAGCTGGGGTGAAAGAAATTTCCGTTGCATTAGTCCGTTACATTCATTCTTACGTAAGAGGTATCCAATAACATGGATGAAATCAAAGATTCCAACGAACTCATTGAACAAAGAATTCAAAAGATAAACGATTTAAAAACAAAAGGAATCAACCCTTACCCACTTCGTTTTTTTCCAAACGCTGATTCTAAAACGTTAATCGCTGGTTTTGACCCAAACAACACTGAGAAAAAATCCTTTAAACTCGGTGGACGTTTGCATGCAAAACGTGTGATGGGAAAAGCAAGTTTTGCTCATTTAAAAGATGCAGAAGGCCTCATCCAATTGTATGCCACAAGGGATGACTTAGGAGAAGAAAATTATTCTCTCTTCAAGTCCCTCGACCTAGGGGATTGGATAGGAATCGAAGGATGGCTCTTCCAAACGCAAAAAGGAGAGACCACCCTCCACTTAACAAACGTTCAACTGCTTGCCAAATGTATACGCCCTCTTCCTGTTGTGAAAGAAAAAGATGGCGTGATCTATGATGCGTTTTCAGATGTTGAACAACGCTATCGAATGCGTTACGTTGACCTTGTTGTCAATGAAAACGTACGCGAAACCTTTAAGATGCGTTCTCGTATCATCTCGGAAATCCGAAAGTTTTTAACAAACGAAGGATTTTTGGAAGTGGAAACTCCGATGATGCAACCTATTGCAGGAGGGGCGGCGGCACGACCATTTGTCACCCACCACAACACTCTTGATATGGAGCTTTTCCTACGCATCGCACCTGAACTCTATTTAAAACGTCTCATTGTAGGTGGAATGGACCGAGTGTTTGAACTCAATAGAAACTTCCGTAACGAAGGAATCTCTACAAAACACAATCCAGAGTTTACGATGATGGAAGCCTATATGGCGTTTGGTGACATGGAAACCATGTTGTCTCTCACGGAAAGAATGATCGTATCCGTTGCCAATGCCATTGGAAAAGGCCTAAAATTTGCGTATGGAAAAGACCAAATTGACCTCACTCCTCCTTGGAAACGTGTGAAGTACATAGACATCATCAAAGAATACTCGGGCATTGATTTTAGCCAAATCACGGATGTAAAAGAAGCAATTGAAAAAGCAAAATCCAAAGGGGTGGATTCTTCGGATTCTGTTTCTATTTGGAAAGTTTGTGATGATGTCTTCAGTGCCCTAGTGGAGCCACACCTCATCCAACCTATCTTTATTACCGATTTTCCAAAAGAACTCTCCCCTCTTGCCAAATCAAGAGAAGACGATCCAAAATATGTGGAACGTTTTGAGCCATATGTGGCCGGAAGAGAAATCGGGAACGCCTTTACAGAGTTAAACGATCCATTTGACCAAAGAGAACGTTTTGAAGAACAGGTAAAACAAAGGGAAGCTGGGGATGATGAAGCCTTTATGATGGATGATGATTACATCCGGGCCTTAGAATACGGACTTCCTCCAACCGGTGGACTTGGAATTGGAATCGATCGTTTGGTGATGTTACTCACAGACTCTCATTCCATTCGGGATACGATTTTATTCCCTCTTATGAGACCAGAGTAAAAACAGTCTAGCCCCACACAGTCTAAGCTGCTTCGAAAATACCTCTCCCGAACATTTCTGTTTTGGAGAGGTTTTTTGTTTTCAGAAGGAAACCGTTCTAAAACGTTTTGTCTTTACTCAAAGAGTTTGAGTCAAGTACCCAATTACTTCTAGGAAGCCCTATTAACGTTTGTTAATATTGAGTTTAGGTTCGGATTCAATCACACGGATGAGTTTCGACAAATTGGTTTGGAATTTGGTCGTTTGGCTTGCATTCAATTGATAATTGATGGTTTCCCTGCGATTCGTGTAACTGATTGTGATGGTCTGGTTTTCCCCGATTTTCGGGAGGATGTCTTGTGTCAAAGCCGAGGTCACAATGATGGTATCGGAATAATCAGTGTTTGTCTTTTTCAAGTTGTACCAAGTTTCCCCAATTTTGAGCGATACACCAATCGGGATGTCTACATCAAACGTTCCAATTTCATACAAAAGGAAATAGGTCACCGCACTAGTCGCATTGTCTCGTTCCGCTTTGAAATAGACACATGGCCTTTTTCCGGGGAACAACCAGAGGTATTTTTCCATACAAATGTCGTTGGAAATGGCTGTTTGTTGTTCCAAAGTTGGTTCAGGGGTCACCACAAAGGCCTTACTTCCCGAACAGGAAACAAGGACCAAAAAAAGGAGGAAAATGGAGGAAATTCGGGTCAAAGAGAAGATTCTTTCCATGATAAGCCCAACCTTTTTCGAGATGCAAGGTTTGGCAAAGGAAAAAATCCTGTTCCTATGGTATCTTATCCCAAAGGAAAAATAAAAGTCCTACTACTGGAAAACATCCACAAGGATGCATACGAACTTTTCCACCGAGATGGTTTTGATGTGACCCTCATCAAGGATGCGATGGAAGAAGACGAGCTCATAGAAAAGATTGTAGATGTACACGTTCTCGGAATCCGAAGCAAAACCAATGTCACAAAAAAAGCGCTCCAAAATGCGAAAAAATTAATGACCATAGGTTGTTTCTGCATTGGAACGAACCAAGTGGAATTGGAAGAAGCCGAAAAAAAGGCCATTCCTGTTTTTAATGCACCTTACAGCAATACAAGATCCGTCGCCGAACTCGTGATTGCCGAAATCATCATGCTCGCAAGAAAAGCATCAGACCAATCCAGAGATGTCCACCTGGGCAAGTGGAATAAAATTGCCAAAGGATGTTTTGAAGTTCGTGGAAAAACACTTGGAATCATTGGTTATGGCCATATTGGAACCCAGGTCTCTGTGCTTGCCGAATCCATGGGAATGCGTGTGGTGTTTTATGATATCATTTCCAAACTTCCTCTGGGAAATGCGACAGCCGCACCAAGTTACGAAGAGCTACTCAAACAATCTGATTTTATTTCCTTCCATGTTCCAGAAACGGAAGAAACAAAAAATCTTTTCCGAAAAGAACATTTGAACCTCCTTCGCGACGGAGCCTATGTGTTAAACCTTTCTCGTGGAAAGGTTTTGGAAATTGATGCACTTGTGGAAGGAATCAAGTCTGGAAAAATTGCGGGAGCAGGAGTGGACGTGTTCCCAGAAGAACCAAAGTCCAACGATGATCCATTTGTGAGTCCACTCCAAGGACTTCCAAACGTGATTCTTACACCACATATTGGTGGTTCTACGGAGGAAGCTCAAAAAAACATTGGAACGGAAGTTGCTGAAAAATTGTTAAAATACATTAACAATGGTTCTACAACCTTTTCTGTGAACTTTCCCAATATTGAGCTCGGAAGTTTAAAATCGGGATACCACCGCATTTTGAACATCCACCAAAACCAACCAGGTTTTTTACGAGATATCAACTCCATCATCTCTGATATGGGTGGAAATATCCTCACTCAAAACCTGAGCACATCAGCTAATATTGGTTATTTGAGTATGGAAATTGATAAAAACTTGGGTGATGAACTCAAAGATAAAATCAAAGCCCACAAACATTCGATTCGCACTCGAATCCTCTACTAACGAGGTTGGGAAGGATGAAATCACAATGATTGAAGTCCTTCCCATTTTCACCAACTCACCACTTCGTAATTTAACCTACCTGATATATTCGAACAGAACAGGTGAGTCGTATTCTGTGGATCCTTACAATGCCCCACTCCTCTTAGGTCACATCAAAAAGATGGGTTTAAAACTAAAAGGAATTCTGAATACGCATGAACACGGCGATCATACAGAAGGGAATTTAGAACTCAAAGAAGAAACTAAATGTTTGGTCTATGGACACAAAAAAGCCAAAGACATCATTCCTGGCCTTGATGAAACCTTAGAAGAAGGAGACATTTGTTTTTCTGTGGAAGGAGAAACAATTATGGCCTTAGACACTCCAGGACATACCTTTTGTCACTTGAGTTTTGTTCACCAAAATCCAAAAACCATTCTTGGAATTTTTTCAGGGGATACGTTATTCAATGTAGGTGTTGGAAATTGTTTTCGAGGTGGCGATCCTAATGTTTTATATGACACGATCGAAACCAAATATGCCAAACTTCCTGATTCCTGTCTTGTGTATCCAGGACATGATTATTGGGAAAACAATCTCGCTTTTTCTCATCATGTAGATCCCAATCATCCATTTCGAGATGAATTCGAAACCACTCGGAAACCGTTTCAAATTTCGACCATTGGACTTGAGAAAAAAGTCAGCCCCTTTTTTCGAAGGGATTCTGAATCAGTTAAAAACCGACTAACAGAACTTGGAAATCTTTTCAAAAATGATCGAGACGTATTCTTAAGCTTACGTAAACTCAGAGACAACTGGTAAATTTTTCATTTTACAAATCAGAATTAAGATTTTACTCTTTGTTTTATGACCATTCTAATCATTTGCCTTCTCATTTCCATCCTTCAAATCTACATCGCAAAAGCAGTTGTTGCCGTTGCAATGGCAAAAGAAGAAAACGGTTACGACAACCATCACCCACGTATGCAACAATCCAAACTCACGGGTTGGGGAGCACGAGCTTTTGCGGCCCACCAAAATGGATTTGAAGCTTTCCCAATGTTTGCAATAGGGGTCTTACTCAATATGGTGTTAGAAGTTGACTTTTACTTTGTGGAAATGTTAGCTCTTGGTTTTATTTCCCTTCGCTTTTTATATATCTATTTGTATATTGCAGATTATTCCTATGCGCGTTCTACCATTTGGACAGTTGCTTTCCTCTGCAATTTAGGGATGTTCATCTTACCATTACTCTATTAATCCAAATTTCACTTGCGAACCTTCTTTTATCGTTTCCTTTTTCTTTCGATCCTCTTTTTGGGAATCACTATCCTATCGCAAAACCAAACTGAGGAACGAAGTGAAAAAAGTAGAATCACAGACTTTCAAAAAGCCAAACGAGTGTTAAAGCGATTTTATGAAAAGGTGGGAAAAGATTTTTATTGCGGCTGTGCCTTTGAAAAAGACGAGACAGAACTTGGTCGATTTAAAATCAATTTTGAATCCTGTGGCCTAGACTTCCGAAAAGATGCAAAACGCCAAACATGGATTGAATGGGAACACATTGTTCCCGCTCATAGTTTCGGAAAATCACGAGAGTGTTGGACAAAACCCAATTGTGAGGTGGGAGGCAAACTGCTTCGCGGACGCAAATGTTGTAGTGCAACCGATCCTGAATTCAATTTGATCGAAGCTGATCTCCACAACATCGTTCCCGTTCCAGGGGAGATCAATGCCGACCGAGGGATCTTTCCGTTTGGAGACATTCCAGGCGAACCCCGGGCCTACGGACAATGTGATTTTGAGGTAAATTTTAAAGACTCAGTGGCAGAACCAAAAGCAGACATTCGAGGGGATATCGCCCGCATTTACTTCTATATGGAATGGAAATATCGAATCCCTGTTCCAGAAGGAAAACGAGAGCTCTACGAATCTTGGAGTAGGCTTGATCCACCTGATACCTTCGAGATTCGAAAAAATGAAATCGTAGAACGGATCCAAAAAAATGGAAATCCCTTTGTGGTGGGAGACACCCCCTAATTCCAAGCAAAGGAAAACCCAATGACAAAACTAACTGGAGAATCTAATTTTGCCAAAACAAAGATAGCTTCATTTACAGATTTTGGCTAGTTGTGAGTCTGGAACCAATATGAAAGAATATGACATCTTGGTGATTGGAGCAGGAGCTGGGACTAAACTAGTCACCCCACCTTCTCTCATTGGCAAACGAGTGGCCGTGTTTGAAAAAGAAACACCTGGCGGAACGTGTCTCAACCGAGGTTGTATTCCTTCGAAAATGGTCATTTACCCTTCCGAACTCCTTCGCCTTAGGGAAGAAAGCAAACGATTTGGAATCGAATACCCAAACTCCCCAAGTTTCGATGTAGCGTCCATCTTCCAACGTGTGAATGAAACGGTAAAACAAGACTCCGACTCGATTCCAATTGCCTACGATAAAAATCCAAACATTGATTATTATCCCAAAAAAGTTTGGTTCAAAGGCCCAAAGCTTATCACCGACGGTGAAACTGAATACACCGCCAAACATATCTTTGTTGTCACTGGCACAAGACCCAATCTTCCGAATATCCCTGGACTAAAAAACACACCTTTCTGGACTTCAAGAGAAGCACTTTCTCCCGATACCTTTCCCAAATCCCTTCTTGTCTTGGGAGCGGGATTTATTTCTTTAGAATTAGGCGCCGCCTACCAAGCGTATGGTTGCCAGGTGACAGGACTCACCCGCGGAGAAGTGTTAAAACATGCCGATGGGGAAATCAAACAAGAACTAAACAAACACCTTCCCTTCCCTATTTTTACTGACATTCAATTTGAATCTGTTTCCTACAAAAACAACTTGTTCCAAGTCTCTGGAAAAAATAAAGATGGGCAGACCATGGTTTGGGAAGCAGAAAAACTTCTCGTTGCCACTGGCATACGACCCAATACCGATGATCTTCATTTAGAGAACACAAAGATCCAAACAAACGACAAAGGTTACCTCCTTGTGGATGAAACTCTACAAACCACAGAGCCTGGTGTATATGCCTTTGGCGATGTGATTGGACGTTACTTCTTTCGACACAGTGCCAATTTCGAAGGAGAGTATCTCTTTGAACATTTGTATGGATCCTCCGATAAAAAACCAATCGAGTATCCTCCTATGCCAGAGGCCATCTTCACCCATCCACAAATTGCGAGTGTAGGAAAAACGGAAGAAGAACTCATCCAAACAAAGATTCCTTATTACAAAGGGGTGAACCCTTACCGCTCAAGTGCCACTGGAATGGCAAGGCTTTCCCATTTGGGGTTTGTCAAAGTCCTTGTTTGCAAAAAAACCGAACAAGTGCTTGGTGCGCATATCATTGGAGAAGAAGCGGCAAACCTACTCCACCAAATTTTAATGGGTATGTATCTGAAAGCAACACTCGACGATTATTTAGGTATGATCTACATCCATCCAGCCATCTCCGAAATTACAAGGAATGCCTTTCGGAAAGTCCGCGAACAAAAACTGAAAGAGGGAAACTCATGAAAAAATTTTTATTCAATCGATATGACAAAGAAACACTCTTAAAAAAAGTTTCCGAAGACAAACGTGAAAGAAGAGTCATTTCTTTTTACCGTTATGTGAAATTAGAAGACCCAGTTGAATTTAGAAACAAGTTGTATGATCGGTTTGATGATCTAGGAATCTTAGGGCGTATTTATTTGGCAAAAGAAGGAATCAATGCACAGTTTTCAATACCCATCGAAAACTATGACGCCTTACGCGAGTTTGTGGATACCATCCCTGAATTAAAAAACATCTATTTTAATGATGCCGTCGAAGACAAAAAAGAGAGTTTCATCAAACTTGCCATCAAAGTTCGCAAAAAAATCGTCGCAGATGGTTTAGATGATTCCCAATTTGATCCTTCTGACGTAGGAACTCATCTTTCTCCTTTGGAATTCCACAAAGCCCTCGAAGAAGAAGGGGTGATTGTTGTAGATTTACGCAATAACTATGAATCGGAAGTGGGTCATTTTGAAAATGCGATTTTACCTGATGTAGGCACATTTCGCGAAGAACTTCCGTTAGTGGAAAAAATACTAGAGAAGGATAAAGACAAAAAAATCCTCCTCTATTGTACGGGGGGCATTCGCTGTGAGAAAGCAAGTGCGTATCTCAAATACAAAGGATTCCAAAAAGTCCATCAACTGAGAGGTGGCATCATCAATTACGCAAAAGCCATACAGGACGGTGGACTCCAGTCCAAATTCAAAGGCAAAAACTTTGTCTTTGATGACCGTTTAGGAGAACGAATCACAGATGATATCCTCACCGTTTGTTATACATGTGGAAAACCATCCGACCGCCATGCCAATTGTGCAAACATTGGATGCCATGTGTTGATTGTTCAGTGTGAATCTTGCTCGGAGACACTTCTTGGTTGTTGTTCGGAAGACTGTAAGGATGTGGTCCTACTTCCAGAAGAAACACAAAAAAAATTAAGACAAGAACTTCGAAAAAAACACCAATATCCGTCTCACCACCTCACTCGAAAAATGGTAGGTAAATAAATGAATCGATATGCGATCGAATTAACTGGCCTGGAAAAAACCTACAAAAATGGCGTACAGGCACTTCGCTCTATCAATCTCCAAGTGGAAACGGGAGATTTTTTTGCACTGCTTGGACCCAATGGTGCTGGCAAATCCACAACGATTGGTATCTTGAGTTCCCTTGTGAATAAAACAGGAGGCACTGTCAAAATCTTCGGAGTCAACATTGATGAAAATTTGAACCTCGCCAAAACTTATCTCGGAATTGTTCCACAAGAATTCAATTTTGGAATCTTCGAAGCCGTAGAGCAAATCCTTATCAACCAAGCTGGATTTTATGGAATCCCTCTGAAAGAGGCAAGAGAACGAGTTCAGTATTATCTAGAAAAATTGTCGCTGTATGACAAACGAAAGGCCGCCGCAGGAACCTTAAGTGGTGGGATGAAACGTAGACTCATGATTGCAAGAGCGCTCATCCATGATCCCAAACTTTTGATTTTAGATGAACCAACGGCGGGTGTGGACATTGAGATTCGAAGGTCCATGTGGGATTTTTTAAAAGAACTCAACAAAAACGGGAAAACCATCATTCTCACCACACATTACTTGGAAGAAGCGGAATCTCTTTGTAAAAATATCGCCATCATTGACAAGGGAGAAATCGTCGAAAACACATCGATGAAAAAACTTTTACAACGGCTAGACAAAGAAACCTTTATCATTGATTTAAAAAAGTCCTTCAAAACAAAACCCAAATCCAATCGGTTCCATTGGACTTGGTTAGATGATCATAGTTTGGAAATACAACTCGATAAAAAAACATCGGTCAATGAATTATTCATAGAACTCACGAAACACAAAATGGACGTATTAAGCCTTCGTAACAAAGCTAATCGACTAGAAGAATTGTTTTTATCACTCACAGGGAAACATTAATTATGTGGAAAGAAAATCTGACGGCATTACAAACCATCATACGTAGAGAATGGATTCGGATCATCCGGATTTGGGTTCAAACCCTGATCCCACCAGTCATCACTATGGCACTGTATTTTCTCATCTTTGGCGAACTCGTGGGTCGCCAAATTGGGAAAATTGGAAATTTCACCTACATTGATTTTATCGTACCGGGCCTCATTATGATGAGTGTGATCACAAACTCCTACAACAATGTGGTCTCATCTTTTTTTTCGAGTAAATTCCAAAAGAACATTGAGGAACTACTCGTATCGCCTACCTCACCTTATACAATCGTTTTAGGATATACCTTTGGTGGTGTTGTTAGGGGTCTTTTTGTTGGAATTCTCGTAACACTTACCTCTTTATTTTTTACAAACTTACAATTCCAACATCCATTTATTATCATCATCACTGTGTTTCTCACCTCGATTCTTTTTTCGTTAGGTGGTTTTTTCAACGCACTCTTTGCGAAAAAATTTGATGATGTCACCATCATTCCAACATTTATTCTCACACCTCTCACTTA containing:
- a CDS encoding ABC transporter ATP-binding protein, encoding MNRYAIELTGLEKTYKNGVQALRSINLQVETGDFFALLGPNGAGKSTTIGILSSLVNKTGGTVKIFGVNIDENLNLAKTYLGIVPQEFNFGIFEAVEQILINQAGFYGIPLKEARERVQYYLEKLSLYDKRKAAAGTLSGGMKRRLMIARALIHDPKLLILDEPTAGVDIEIRRSMWDFLKELNKNGKTIILTTHYLEEAESLCKNIAIIDKGEIVENTSMKKLLQRLDKETFIIDLKKSFKTKPKSNRFHWTWLDDHSLEIQLDKKTSVNELFIELTKHKMDVLSLRNKANRLEELFLSLTGKH
- a CDS encoding endonuclease, with protein sequence MRTFFYRFLFLSILFLGITILSQNQTEERSEKSRITDFQKAKRVLKRFYEKVGKDFYCGCAFEKDETELGRFKINFESCGLDFRKDAKRQTWIEWEHIVPAHSFGKSRECWTKPNCEVGGKLLRGRKCCSATDPEFNLIEADLHNIVPVPGEINADRGIFPFGDIPGEPRAYGQCDFEVNFKDSVAEPKADIRGDIARIYFYMEWKYRIPVPEGKRELYESWSRLDPPDTFEIRKNEIVERIQKNGNPFVVGDTP
- a CDS encoding MAPEG family protein, giving the protein MTILIICLLISILQIYIAKAVVAVAMAKEENGYDNHHPRMQQSKLTGWGARAFAAHQNGFEAFPMFAIGVLLNMVLEVDFYFVEMLALGFISLRFLYIYLYIADYSYARSTIWTVAFLCNLGMFILPLLY
- a CDS encoding ABC transporter permease gives rise to the protein MWKENLTALQTIIRREWIRIIRIWVQTLIPPVITMALYFLIFGELVGRQIGKIGNFTYIDFIVPGLIMMSVITNSYNNVVSSFFSSKFQKNIEELLVSPTSPYTIVLGYTFGGVVRGLFVGILVTLTSLFFTNLQFQHPFIIIITVFLTSILFSLGGFFNALFAKKFDDVTIIPTFILTPLTYLGGVFYSVKNLPEFWQTISYFNPILYMVNLFRYGFIGITDVNLLFSLGFILFLSIVLFLLNVRLMKIGYGIRN
- the serA gene encoding phosphoglycerate dehydrogenase, which produces MVSYPKGKIKVLLLENIHKDAYELFHRDGFDVTLIKDAMEEDELIEKIVDVHVLGIRSKTNVTKKALQNAKKLMTIGCFCIGTNQVELEEAEKKAIPVFNAPYSNTRSVAELVIAEIIMLARKASDQSRDVHLGKWNKIAKGCFEVRGKTLGIIGYGHIGTQVSVLAESMGMRVVFYDIISKLPLGNATAAPSYEELLKQSDFISFHVPETEETKNLFRKEHLNLLRDGAYVLNLSRGKVLEIDALVEGIKSGKIAGAGVDVFPEEPKSNDDPFVSPLQGLPNVILTPHIGGSTEEAQKNIGTEVAEKLLKYINNGSTTFSVNFPNIELGSLKSGYHRILNIHQNQPGFLRDINSIISDMGGNILTQNLSTSANIGYLSMEIDKNLGDELKDKIKAHKHSIRTRILY
- a CDS encoding dihydrolipoyl dehydrogenase, with translation MKEYDILVIGAGAGTKLVTPPSLIGKRVAVFEKETPGGTCLNRGCIPSKMVIYPSELLRLREESKRFGIEYPNSPSFDVASIFQRVNETVKQDSDSIPIAYDKNPNIDYYPKKVWFKGPKLITDGETEYTAKHIFVVTGTRPNLPNIPGLKNTPFWTSREALSPDTFPKSLLVLGAGFISLELGAAYQAYGCQVTGLTRGEVLKHADGEIKQELNKHLPFPIFTDIQFESVSYKNNLFQVSGKNKDGQTMVWEAEKLLVATGIRPNTDDLHLENTKIQTNDKGYLLVDETLQTTEPGVYAFGDVIGRYFFRHSANFEGEYLFEHLYGSSDKKPIEYPPMPEAIFTHPQIASVGKTEEELIQTKIPYYKGVNPYRSSATGMARLSHLGFVKVLVCKKTEQVLGAHIIGEEAANLLHQILMGMYLKATLDDYLGMIYIHPAISEITRNAFRKVREQKLKEGNS
- a CDS encoding MBL fold metallo-hydrolase, coding for MIEVLPIFTNSPLRNLTYLIYSNRTGESYSVDPYNAPLLLGHIKKMGLKLKGILNTHEHGDHTEGNLELKEETKCLVYGHKKAKDIIPGLDETLEEGDICFSVEGETIMALDTPGHTFCHLSFVHQNPKTILGIFSGDTLFNVGVGNCFRGGDPNVLYDTIETKYAKLPDSCLVYPGHDYWENNLAFSHHVDPNHPFRDEFETTRKPFQISTIGLEKKVSPFFRRDSESVKNRLTELGNLFKNDRDVFLSLRKLRDNW
- the lysS gene encoding lysine--tRNA ligase, which translates into the protein MKDSNELIEQRIQKINDLKTKGINPYPLRFFPNADSKTLIAGFDPNNTEKKSFKLGGRLHAKRVMGKASFAHLKDAEGLIQLYATRDDLGEENYSLFKSLDLGDWIGIEGWLFQTQKGETTLHLTNVQLLAKCIRPLPVVKEKDGVIYDAFSDVEQRYRMRYVDLVVNENVRETFKMRSRIISEIRKFLTNEGFLEVETPMMQPIAGGAAARPFVTHHNTLDMELFLRIAPELYLKRLIVGGMDRVFELNRNFRNEGISTKHNPEFTMMEAYMAFGDMETMLSLTERMIVSVANAIGKGLKFAYGKDQIDLTPPWKRVKYIDIIKEYSGIDFSQITDVKEAIEKAKSKGVDSSDSVSIWKVCDDVFSALVEPHLIQPIFITDFPKELSPLAKSREDDPKYVERFEPYVAGREIGNAFTELNDPFDQRERFEEQVKQREAGDDEAFMMDDDYIRALEYGLPPTGGLGIGIDRLVMLLTDSHSIRDTILFPLMRPE
- a CDS encoding rhodanese-related sulfurtransferase, whose product is MKKFLFNRYDKETLLKKVSEDKRERRVISFYRYVKLEDPVEFRNKLYDRFDDLGILGRIYLAKEGINAQFSIPIENYDALREFVDTIPELKNIYFNDAVEDKKESFIKLAIKVRKKIVADGLDDSQFDPSDVGTHLSPLEFHKALEEEGVIVVDLRNNYESEVGHFENAILPDVGTFREELPLVEKILEKDKDKKILLYCTGGIRCEKASAYLKYKGFQKVHQLRGGIINYAKAIQDGGLQSKFKGKNFVFDDRLGERITDDILTVCYTCGKPSDRHANCANIGCHVLIVQCESCSETLLGCCSEDCKDVVLLPEETQKKLRQELRKKHQYPSHHLTRKMVGK